In bacterium, the DNA window TCGTCGCGTAGGACAGGCGGATGTTGTCGTCCGATCCGAACGCGCCGCCGGGCACCACCGCGACCTCGGCCTCCTCGAGCAGGTATTCCGAGAGATGGAACGAGTTGGCGATCTCGCGGTCGCCGGCGCGCTTGCCGAAATACGCGGAAATGTTCGGGAACACGTAAAACGCGCCCTGCGGGCGGAAGCAGGTCAGCCCCGGGATGTCGTCGATGAGATTCAGGATCATCTCGCGACGCCGCGCGAACGCGTCGATCATCGGTTGGATCGTCTCGTCCGGCAGCGCCAGCGCGGTGACCGCCGCTTTCTGCGCGAAGGTCGGCATGTTCGACGTGGACTGGCTCTGCAGATTGCCCATCGCGCCGATGACGTTTCGCGGGCCGAGCGCCCAGCCGAGGCGCCAGCCGGTCATGGCGTAGGTTTTCGAGAAGCCGTTGACGAGGATCGTGCGTTCGCGGATGTCCGGATGCACGGTGGCGAAACAACGGAACGCAAAGCCGTCGTAGACGAGCTTGTCGTAGATCTCGTCGGCGATCACGATGAGGTCGTGCTTGATCGCAAGCTCGGCGATCGCCGTCAGGCTCGCCGCGTCGTAGGCCGCGCCGGTTGGGTTTGACGGCGAGCACAACACGATCGCGCGCGTGTTCGGCGTCAGATGCGCCTCGATGGCCGAAGGCGTCGCAAGAAATCCCGTCGCCTCGGTCGTGGGGATGGTGACGGGCCGCCCGCCGGCAAGCTCGACCATCGGCGGATAGCTCACCCAATACGGCGCGGGGATGATGACCTCGTCGCCCGGATCCAGAAGCGTCAGAAAAATCTCGTACAGCGCATGCTTGCCGCCGCACGTCACGATGACATCGGCCGCGTCGTAATCCAGGCCGTATTCGCGCTTGTATCGCGCGGCGATCGCGCGCCGCAGCTCCGGCAGGCCGGGCGTGGGGGAATATTTCGTCAGGCCGGCGTCGAGCGCGTCCTTCGCGGCCTGTTTGACGGGCGCGGGTGTGTCGAAATCCGGCTCGCCCGGGCCGAAGCTGACGATGTCGCGTCCCTCGGCGACAAGCGCCTTGGCGCGCGCGTCGATCGCCATCGTCTGGCTGGCGGGCAGGTTGGTGAGAAGTTTCGAGATCTTCATGGTCGGGGTCTTTCTCAACCGGTGAGGTGGATTTTTCTTAGATGGCCGGCCTTTTTCTTGAGCGCCTTCAAGACCGGCGCGGGCACCATCTCGCGCACGTTGCCGCCGAGCATCGCCACTTCCTTCACCATGCTCGAGGAGAGGAAGATGTATTTCTCGCTCGCCATGAGAAAGAACGTGTCGACGCCCGCGAGCAACATGCGGTTGGTGAGCGCCATCTGGAATTCGTATTCGAAATCGCCCACCGCGCGCAGGCCGCGGATGACGACGGACGCTTTGCGCTCGCGCAGGAAATCGACGAGCAGGCCCTCGAACGCCTCCACGCGCACGGGCAGATCGGCGAGCGTTTCGCGGATCATCTCCACGCGCTCGTCGGGCGTGAACAGCGTGCTTTTGCGCGGATTGACCGCGACGCCGACGATCAGGTTGTCGAAGCTCTCGGCCGCGCGGCGGATGAGGTCCTCGTGCCCCTTGGTGAACGGATCGAAACTTCCCGGATAGACGGCGACCTTCGTCACGCGGACTCCCAACCGTAGAAGGAAAAACGGGTGTCGCCGTAACGGCGCGAATCGCGACGCACAAGCGGCCCGGCGGCGACCGGCGCATCGAAGCGCCGATCGTGCTCAAATACAAGGAGTCCGTCCGGCGACAGGCGCCCCTCGGCCGCGGATCGCGTCACGAGAACGAACGCGAGCGCCGCGTCTTTCCAGGGCGGGTCGGCGAAGATGATGCGGAACACGGCTTTCTCGTCGTCCAGAATTTCGAGGGCGCGCGCGGCCTCCATCGGCATGACGCGCGCCGCGGCCCCTGTGATATCGAGGTTTTTTCGAAGTGTGGCAAGGGCCGCGCGGCTGCTTTCGATCAAGGTCAGCGCCCCGGCGCCGCGGCTGGCCGCCTCGATGCCCACGGCGCCGCTGCCCGCGTACACGTCCAGAAAACTTGCGCCCCCGATCTCGCCCGCGAGAAT includes these proteins:
- a CDS encoding pyridoxal phosphate-dependent aminotransferase; this encodes MKISKLLTNLPASQTMAIDARAKALVAEGRDIVSFGPGEPDFDTPAPVKQAAKDALDAGLTKYSPTPGLPELRRAIAARYKREYGLDYDAADVIVTCGGKHALYEIFLTLLDPGDEVIIPAPYWVSYPPMVELAGGRPVTIPTTEATGFLATPSAIEAHLTPNTRAIVLCSPSNPTGAAYDAASLTAIAELAIKHDLIVIADEIYDKLVYDGFAFRCFATVHPDIRERTILVNGFSKTYAMTGWRLGWALGPRNVIGAMGNLQSQSTSNMPTFAQKAAVTALALPDETIQPMIDAFARRREMILNLIDDIPGLTCFRPQGAFYVFPNISAYFGKRAGDREIANSFHLSEYLLEEAEVAVVPGGAFGSDDNIRLSYATSEAQIEKGLARIAAALSRLT
- the coaD gene encoding pantetheine-phosphate adenylyltransferase translates to MTKVAVYPGSFDPFTKGHEDLIRRAAESFDNLIVGVAVNPRKSTLFTPDERVEMIRETLADLPVRVEAFEGLLVDFLRERKASVVIRGLRAVGDFEYEFQMALTNRMLLAGVDTFFLMASEKYIFLSSSMVKEVAMLGGNVREMVPAPVLKALKKKAGHLRKIHLTG
- the rsmD gene encoding 16S rRNA (guanine(966)-N(2))-methyltransferase RsmD — encoded protein: MRVIGGKWRGRRLFSPRGETTRPTADRAREALFSILAGEIGGASFLDVYAGSGAVGIEAASRGAGALTLIESSRAALATLRKNLDITGAAARVMPMEAARALEILDDEKAVFRIIFADPPWKDAALAFVLVTRSAAEGRLSPDGLLVFEHDRRFDAPVAAGPLVRRDSRRYGDTRFSFYGWESA